From Fusobacterium varium:
GAGCTTCTGGAATACTGAAAGTGGGAACTAATGGAGTTCAAGCTATTTTTGGTTCAAAAGCACAATTTATATGCAATGATTTGAAAAAAATGACTGGAATTTAGGAAAAAAGGGAAATGGGTTTGTTCCATTAAGATAAAAAAGAGAGAAACTTTTAAGCAAAGATATAATTTAAAATTTTACAGTAAAGAGATTTGTCATTAATTTTGTTTTTAAAATATAAAGAGGATAAGGATTACAGCAGTTCCAATGTTGTGTTTTAATAATTAGGGCAGTTAAAATATTAACTGTTCCAATTAATGAAAACTTGTTTTGCTTAAATATATTTTTATATTTTATTCATTTCATTAATTATACAAATTTCTCTAATTTCTAAAATAAAATTTATTTTGCTTTTTAAATTTCTCTCTTTTATTTATTATTCTAATGAAAGAAGCTTTGTTGAACTTACATAGTTTATCTGCTCTATTCCTATAATGATATCTTCAATAGGAATAGTTATATCTGAAATATCTAAGGATATTACTACAGAAGCTACATTATTTATAGGGATATTCTGATTTATTGTAATTATATTTCCATTCACAAATGATAGATAATTAAGAACTTCAGACAAAACTCCTTTTTTATGCTCAAGCATCATAGAAACCAGAGCTTTTCTTCCTATACTGTTGTCAGAAGGAAGAAAGACATAATCTTTATATTTATAGTAAGTGCTTCTGCTGATTCCAACAATTTTTGCAGCATCACTTATTCCTTTTACTTTACCTTCAGTTAAAAGATTTCTAGCTTCAACTACTTTTTCAAAATAATCTGGAAGTATTTTTTTATTGACAATAAGGTATTTTTCTTTCATGGTATCCTCCTATAAAACAACTGCTCCTTTCATATCTATATCTAAAGTTCTGATAATCCAGCTGTTTTTTAGATTTTTTATCTCATATTCTATCTTCCACTGAAAATCTTTAGTTTTTGCAATATTCATCAATGTTGGCCCTGATCCACTGATAAAAAGAGCTGTATTTCCATTTTTTTCACAAATTTCTTTTACTTCTTCATATTCATTGATAAGAACATTTCTGTATTTTTCATGAAGTTTGTCAGAGAGAGCTTTTTTTATAAGAATTTCATCACCATTTTCAAGAGCTTTTAATAAAACAGCAATTCTTGATACATTGTATATTGCATCTTGATATGGTATTTCAGATGGAAGAACTTTTCTTGCTTCCACTGTAGACAATCTAAAATCTGGTACTAATGCGCAGAAATAAAGATTTTCACTAATATTATATTGAACAGTATATGGAATACCATCTTCCACTAAAGAAGCTGTAAGGCCTCCAAAAAGAGCTGGGGCTATATTATCAGGATGCCCTTCAATATCATTGCATATTTTAAATATTTCATCCTTAGATAATGGATTTCCAGCAATAATATTTGCCCCCATTACTCCCCCAACAATACAGGCAGCACTGCTTCCCAGCCCTCTGGATACAGGAATATCACTTTTTATACTTATTTCTATACCTGTGACAGGATAATTTAGAATTTCTAAAGTTTTCTTAAATGATGTATATACTAAATTAGAATCATTTTGATATTTTTCTTCACAACCAACAATTCTTAAACCATATTCAATTCTTTTAAAAGTAAAATATGAATAAAGTTTAAAAGCAAGTCCCAAAGTATCAAAACCAGGGCCAATATTTGCTGTAGTTGCAGGGACTTTTACAGTAATCATAATATCACCTCAAAACAGTTTTTCATATCTTCTTTATTTATAATTGAAGTATGTATATCTTTTTTATTTTTTAAATTTTTAAGATTTTCAGGGATAGGAACTCCTGTTTTTTCACTTAACAATTCCATAATTTTAAATTCATCAGAATTATTTTCTCCAAAGAGAGATTCATAAACAGCTTTGCTGAATTTATATGGACTGGCTGTAGCTAGAACTATATTTTTATGGTTAGAATCTTTTTCCTTAAACTCTTTCATGACATTGTATGCTACAGCAGTATGTGTATCTAAAAGATAATTATATTCATTATAGACATTTTTAATTGTTTCACTTGTTTGTAAATCATTAGTATATCCAGCATAAAATAGATTATCTATACAGCTTTTTATTTCTTGAGTTACAGTATACTTCCCATCAGATTTTAATTCATCCATAAGTGATTTTATATATTTATTATCATTTCCACTTAAATGATATATAAGTCTTTCCAAATTACTGGATATTAATATATCCATAGATGGAGATAATGTTTTATAGAATGGACGATTTCTATCATATGTTCCAGTTTGAATAAAATCATACAAAACATTGTTTTCATTAGAAGCACATATTAATTTATTTACAGGGAGTCCCATAAGTTCTGCGTAATACCCAGCAAGAATATCACCAAAATTTCCAGTAGGAACAGTAAAATTAACTTTTTCTCCTAAACTAATTTCATTGCTTTCAGCTAATTTCATATATGAATAAAAATAATAAACTATCTGAGGAACCAATCTTCCTATATTTATAGAATTGGCAGAAGAAAGAGAATAATTTTTATTTTTTAGCTTTTTCTTTACTTCCTCATCTGTAAATATTTTCTTAACTTCACTTTGTGCATCATCAAAATTACCATTTATAGCATAAACATATGTATTATTTCCATCTTGTGATATCATTTGCTTTTCCTGCACTTTGCTGACACCATCATTTGGAAAAAAGACCAGTATTTTTATTCCCTCAATATTTTTGAAGCCTTCTAAAGCAGCTTTTCCAGTATCCCCGGAAGTTGCTGTTAATATGAGAATTTTTTCTTTTATTTTATTTAGTTTTAATGCCTCAGTAGAAAGGTATGGAAGTACAGACAGAGCCACATCTTTAAAAGCAGAAGTAGGCCCATGAAATAGCTCTAATATATAGTCATTTCCAACCTTAACTAAGGGGGTTATATCATTAGAACTAAATTTTTTATCATAAGCACTTTCTACACAATATTTTATACTTTTTTCTGGATAGTCATCTAATATTTTAGAAAGAATTATTTCAGCTATCTCAGTATATTTTTTACCTTTTAATTCAGAAATATTTATCTTTAGATTTTCCATATCTCTTCTTACAAAAAGTCCTCCATCACTTGCTATTCCTTTTATTACAGCTTGTGAAGCTGAGCATGCTATATTTTGTTCTCTTGTACTTTCAAATTTGCTGTTCATAAATTTTCCTCCAAATTGTTATTGCATTTACCTACTTGCTATGATATAATGTTTTTCAAATAAATACAAGTGTTTTTCTTGTAAAAACAAAAAATAATTTGAAAGGGGTAAAATATGAAAATAGGATTATTAGGTTTTGGAACAGTAGGAAGTGGAGTATATGAGATAGTTAAGAGCAGTCCAACCTGTTTTTTTAATGATATAGAAGTGAAAAAGATTCTTGTAAAAGATGAAAAAGATAAAATTATGGATATAATAACTACAGATGCAGAGGAAATATTAAATGATAAAGATATTGATTTAGTAGTGGAGGTAATGGGAGGAATTCATCCTGCATATGAGTATATAATAAAATCCTTAAAAAATAAAAAAAATGTAGTAACTGCAAATAAAGCAGTAGTAGCTGCATATTTAAAGGAGTTTACCAAAACGGCTTATGAGAATGGTGTATCATTTGAATATGAAGCAAGTGTCTGTGGTGGAATTCCATGGATAAAGTCTTTAGAAAAAGCAAAAAGAATAGATGAGATAAGCGAAGTGTATGGAATATTTAATGGAACAAGTAATTTTATATTGGATAATATGACTAAAAAAGGTTATGAATTTCAGGAAATATTAAAAAAGGCACAGGAAAAAGGATATGCAGAGAGTGACCCATCAGCTGATATAGATGGAATAGATATAATGAGAAAGCTGTTGATAACTTCTAGTCTGGCTTTTGAATGTGAAATACCAGAAAAAGAAATAGATGTTTTTGGAATAAGAAATATAAAAAAAGAAGATATAGAATATTTTAATAATATTGGTTATACAGTAAAACTTATTGCAAAAGGAAAAAAAGCAGAAAATAGATATTGTGCTGTAGTAGAGCCAGTACTTTTTAAAAATGAAAGAATAGAAGCAGCAGTACCACAAAATTTTAATATAGGAACTATTTGTGGAAAAACTATAGGAGAATTAAAATTTTATGGACAGGGAGCAGGTAAACTGCCAACTGGAAATGCAATAGTACAGGATATAATTGATATTATGGAAGCTAAAGGAAATTTAATTGAAAGAAAATTTGAGAAAAGTTTAATAAAGGACAGTTCTCTAATAATAGGGAAATACTATGTAAGAATTAATGATGAACAATTTGCAGAAGATAATTCTGATATTATTGAAAAAAAATTAGAATATTCAGGAAATATTATTTATATAACTAAAGAGATAGACTGCAGTGCTATGAAAAAAGCAGCAGAAAAATATCTGGAAAAAGAAATATTTTATGCTAGATTTGAGAACTAGAAATTAAAGGAGACTAAAATGATAAAAGTAGCAAAATTTGGAGGATCATCACTAGCTGATGCAGAACAGTTTAAAAAAGTAAAAAATATAATAGAAAATGATGAAAACAGAAGGATTGTAGTAGTGTCAGCTGCTGGAAAAAGATTTAAAGAAGATAATAAAATAACTGATTTATTATATCTTTGTTATGCTCATATAAAATATTCTGTTTCATATGAAAGTATGTTTTCTATTATAGAAAACAGATATTTAGAAATAAGAGATGAATTAGGATTGAAATGTAATCTTGAGAGCGAATTCAGAATAATAAAAAGCAGGATGAAAAAAGGAATGAACAGAGATTATTTAGTGAGCAGAGGAGAATATCTTGCTGGAATGTTAATGGCGGAATATTTAGGATATGATTTTATAGATGCTGAAAATGTAATATTTTTTGATTATAATGGAAAAGTAGATACTGAAAAAACAAGAGAAGCGATGGAAAAAGCAGTAGAAAGAAGTCCTAAGGGAGTTATTCCGGGATTTTATGGTACATTACCAAATGGAGAAATAAAACTTTTTTCCAGAGGAGGTTCAGATATAACAGGAGCTATAGTTTCAGATTGCATAAAAGCTGCTATTTATGAGAACTGGACTGATGTATCTGGAATACTAATGGCAGACCCAAATGTAGTTAAAGATCCTAAGAGAATAGAAATAATAACATATAGTGAATTGAGAGAGCTTTCATATATGGGAGCTAATGTACTTCATACTGATGCAGTAGCACCAGTAAAAAAAGCTAATATTCCTATCAATATCAGAAATACAAATGCTCCAGAAAATCCTGGAACTATAATAGTTGATGAAAATAATGAGTTATTGAAAAATGCCAAAAATTATTTTATAACTGGAATAGCAGGAAAAAAAGATTTTTCTGTTATATCAATATATAAAGATCATATGTCAGGAGAAGTAGGAGCTATAAGAAAAGCTTTAGAGATATTTGAAAAGTATAAAGTAAGTATAGAACATATTCCTACTGGGATAGATACATTTTCTATAGTAGCAGCCACTGAGAATATAAAAAAATATCTTTATGAAATAGTGGCAGATCTCAAAAGGGAATGTGAACCCTCTGAAGTAAAAGTAATAGATAATATAAGTCTTATAGCTACTGTAGGAAGAAATATGGCTGACAGACCTGGAATGTCTGGAAAGCTTTTTGCTGCCATAGGAAACAGTGGAGTAAATATCAGAATGATATCTCAAGGGTCAGATGAGATAAATATTATAGTTGGAGTTGAAAATGAAGATTTTGAAAAAGCAATAAATGTTATATATAATAATTTTGTTATTTAAGGAGATATAAAAATGAGAAAATATAATATAGGAATACTCGGAGCTACTGGAGCAGTAGGTAAGGAAATGTTGAAAGTATTGGAAGAAAGAAATTTTCCAGTAGAAAATATAAGACTTTTTGCCAGCAGCAGAAGTGCTGGGAAAAAAGTATTTTTTAAAGGAAAAGAATATGAAATAGAAGAGGCTAAAAAAGGAATTTATGAAGGAATAGATATATTATTAGGAGCAGTGGAAAATGAACAGGCTAAGGAATTCATTCCAACTGCAATAGAAAATGGTGCAATAGTGATAGACAACAGCAGTGCTTATAGAATGGCAGATGATGTACCTCTTATAGTACCAGAAGTAAATCCAGAGGCTGTAGAAGTCCATAAGGGACTTATTGCAAATCCAAATTGTGCAACTATAATAGGACTGGTAGCAGTAAATGAACTTAATAAATATTCTAAAATAGAAAGAATGATAGTATCTACTTATCAAGCTGTATCAGGTGCTGGAAGTGGGGGTATAACTGAACTGGATGCAGAAATAAAAGCTATAGCAGAGGGAAAGGATTTTACTATGGAAACATTTCCTTATCAAATAGCTTATAATTTAATACCACAGATAGGTGGATTTGATGAAAAAGGGTACAGTTCAGAAGAAATGAAATTTCAGAATGAAGGAAGAAAAATATTAAATAATCCCAAGTTAAAAGTTAACTGTACATGTATTAGGGTTCCAGTGTATCGAAGTCATTCTGAATCTATAACTATTGAATTTAAAGATAGAATAGATGCAGAAAAAGCAAGAGAAATATTAAGGAAGGCAGATGGAGTAAAATTAGTAGATGATCCTCAAAATAAAAAATATCCTATGCCTTTAGATACAAGTGATCAAGACCTGGTATATGTTGGAAGAATAAGAGAGGATATAAGTAATGATGAAGGAAAAGGATTAACACTTTGGTGCTGTGGGGATCAGGTACGTAAAGGAGCAGCAACTAATGCTGTTCAAATTGCAG
This genomic window contains:
- the thrB gene encoding homoserine kinase is translated as MITVKVPATTANIGPGFDTLGLAFKLYSYFTFKRIEYGLRIVGCEEKYQNDSNLVYTSFKKTLEILNYPVTGIEISIKSDIPVSRGLGSSAACIVGGVMGANIIAGNPLSKDEIFKICNDIEGHPDNIAPALFGGLTASLVEDGIPYTVQYNISENLYFCALVPDFRLSTVEARKVLPSEIPYQDAIYNVSRIAVLLKALENGDEILIKKALSDKLHEKYRNVLINEYEEVKEICEKNGNTALFISGSGPTLMNIAKTKDFQWKIEYEIKNLKNSWIIRTLDIDMKGAVVL
- the thrC gene encoding threonine synthase, whose translation is MNSKFESTREQNIACSASQAVIKGIASDGGLFVRRDMENLKINISELKGKKYTEIAEIILSKILDDYPEKSIKYCVESAYDKKFSSNDITPLVKVGNDYILELFHGPTSAFKDVALSVLPYLSTEALKLNKIKEKILILTATSGDTGKAALEGFKNIEGIKILVFFPNDGVSKVQEKQMISQDGNNTYVYAINGNFDDAQSEVKKIFTDEEVKKKLKNKNYSLSSANSINIGRLVPQIVYYFYSYMKLAESNEISLGEKVNFTVPTGNFGDILAGYYAELMGLPVNKLICASNENNVLYDFIQTGTYDRNRPFYKTLSPSMDILISSNLERLIYHLSGNDNKYIKSLMDELKSDGKYTVTQEIKSCIDNLFYAGYTNDLQTSETIKNVYNEYNYLLDTHTAVAYNVMKEFKEKDSNHKNIVLATASPYKFSKAVYESLFGENNSDEFKIMELLSEKTGVPIPENLKNLKNKKDIHTSIINKEDMKNCFEVIL
- the asd gene encoding aspartate-semialdehyde dehydrogenase — translated: MRKYNIGILGATGAVGKEMLKVLEERNFPVENIRLFASSRSAGKKVFFKGKEYEIEEAKKGIYEGIDILLGAVENEQAKEFIPTAIENGAIVIDNSSAYRMADDVPLIVPEVNPEAVEVHKGLIANPNCATIIGLVAVNELNKYSKIERMIVSTYQAVSGAGSGGITELDAEIKAIAEGKDFTMETFPYQIAYNLIPQIGGFDEKGYSSEEMKFQNEGRKILNNPKLKVNCTCIRVPVYRSHSESITIEFKDRIDAEKAREILRKADGVKLVDDPQNKKYPMPLDTSDQDLVYVGRIREDISNDEGKGLTLWCCGDQVRKGAATNAVQIAELLIKKEIK
- the yclM gene encoding aspartate kinase, translating into MIKVAKFGGSSLADAEQFKKVKNIIENDENRRIVVVSAAGKRFKEDNKITDLLYLCYAHIKYSVSYESMFSIIENRYLEIRDELGLKCNLESEFRIIKSRMKKGMNRDYLVSRGEYLAGMLMAEYLGYDFIDAENVIFFDYNGKVDTEKTREAMEKAVERSPKGVIPGFYGTLPNGEIKLFSRGGSDITGAIVSDCIKAAIYENWTDVSGILMADPNVVKDPKRIEIITYSELRELSYMGANVLHTDAVAPVKKANIPINIRNTNAPENPGTIIVDENNELLKNAKNYFITGIAGKKDFSVISIYKDHMSGEVGAIRKALEIFEKYKVSIEHIPTGIDTFSIVAATENIKKYLYEIVADLKRECEPSEVKVIDNISLIATVGRNMADRPGMSGKLFAAIGNSGVNIRMISQGSDEINIIVGVENEDFEKAINVIYNNFVI
- the hom gene encoding homoserine dehydrogenase encodes the protein MKIGLLGFGTVGSGVYEIVKSSPTCFFNDIEVKKILVKDEKDKIMDIITTDAEEILNDKDIDLVVEVMGGIHPAYEYIIKSLKNKKNVVTANKAVVAAYLKEFTKTAYENGVSFEYEASVCGGIPWIKSLEKAKRIDEISEVYGIFNGTSNFILDNMTKKGYEFQEILKKAQEKGYAESDPSADIDGIDIMRKLLITSSLAFECEIPEKEIDVFGIRNIKKEDIEYFNNIGYTVKLIAKGKKAENRYCAVVEPVLFKNERIEAAVPQNFNIGTICGKTIGELKFYGQGAGKLPTGNAIVQDIIDIMEAKGNLIERKFEKSLIKDSSLIIGKYYVRINDEQFAEDNSDIIEKKLEYSGNIIYITKEIDCSAMKKAAEKYLEKEIFYARFEN